CCAATCTCGTAAAGGGGAGTTTCCTAAAAATATCAGCCAGATAACTAGAGATATTACCAGTAAGCTAAATAACCATTCTTTTTCTTGGAATACGATAGTTCTTTTTGTGAATAGATTTACAATATTTATGCTATACATCTAGGTCTGATAATCGTAGTGAATAATATTGCTAATTATGCAATCTAAAATACTCACAGTGAAAACTTTTTTGCTGGTATGAGGAAAAAATTGAATCAGTTTGGTTATCTTGGTTGGATAATTAGCGTGAGTGCCTTAATTTTGTTTGCATGCAGCAGCTTACGACATGAGTTATTTCAATCAACCGCTTTTGACTTAGGTATTTTTGACCAAGCGGTTTATTTAATTAGTCAAGGGGAACCGCCTATTAGTTCTTTCATGGGTTTTCATATTCTCGGCGATCATGCTGCTTGGATATTCTATCCCTTGGCTTTACTGTATAAAATATACCCCAGTGTTTACTGGTTATTTGCTGTGCAGGCAGCTGCCTTGGCATTAGGTGCTTTACCAACTTGGCATCTAGCGCGTCAAGCTGGACTCAAGGAAAGTCAAACAATCGCGATCGCGCTTGTATATCTCCTGTATCCGTTGGTGTTTAACGTCAATTTATTTGATTTCCACCCAGAAGTGATAGCTGTACCACTACTATTGGCGGCGGTTTTAGCAGCACGGTTAGGTCATGTAGGATGGTTTTGTTTCAGTATTTTCCTGGTCTTGGGATGTAAGGAGGTATTATCTCTCACCGTTGCTGCAATGGGAGTTTGGTTACTGTTGTTTGAAAAGCGGCGTTTATATGGTGCGATCGCTCTTGCTGCTGGTGTGGTATGGTTCTTGCTTGCTAGTCAGGTAATTATTCCTTTTTTTAGCGGTGCAGAAGCAGCAGCAGTAGGACGTTACAGTTACTTAGGTAATTCGGTTCTAGGCATTGCGAAAAATATAGCGTTTCAGCCAGGACTGATCTGGGGAAAGGTTTTTTCACTGAATAACCTGGAATATTTGGTTTTGCTGCTAGCACCTGTAATTTGGGGGCTTTCCCCACAAGGAATAAAACCTTTGGTAGGTGCTATTCCTTGTTTGGCGCTCAACATTTTAGCTGATTACCAACCTCAAAAAGACTTGGTACATCAGTACTCTATTCCAGCCCTCCCATTCCTGTTGTTGGCTGTAATTTCCAGCCTCGCCGCAGGTAGGGGATGGCTACAAAATAAACGAGCGATTATCCTGTGGTAATTGGTGGCGTTTTTGAGTCTGGCAAAATTTACGTATTTTGGAGGCAGATACTTAGAATCTATAGATACTTGGCAAGCTACAAAACAAGCGATCGCTCAGATTCAAACTCAAGGAAGTGTTTACACCACAGGAGAAATTTCCGCGCATTTAAGCCACCGAAAATTTATTACGTTTACAAATAGCGATTCTCCATCGGCTGATTTAAATGCTTTTAATTATGTATTGCTCAATGTCCGCCATCCTGGCTGGTTAAGTAGTCACGAGTTTGCTGTTAGCTTGGTAAATCAACTGAAAAATAATCAAGAATTCCAGTTGAAATATCAGCGTGATGAGGTTTATTTATTTGTCAAAGTTGCTTAAGCAGCAGTTTTTGGATAACTTTTTATCGAAGTAGAATACATACGTCAGTCATCAGAATTAAGTTGGTATTCTGTACAAGTGGCCAATAGCGTAGTACAAAGCCTTCTCTTTCAGAGACGCTAACGCGAACGGTATAACTCCGCTTAGAGCGAGTCTATGATACTAAGTATTCGGGCGTTGCATTTTATTCTGACTCCTGAATTCTGATTCCTGAATTCTGAATTCTTCTTCATCTTCCCAGTTCAGGCAGGAGACGACATACGATACTCCCGTTGAAAAAGATATCCCATCTTGACGAAAGGTAATTCTTTAGTGCGTTGTTATACGCAATACTAAGATATTCTTGCTTTCTTCGCCAAGATTGTCATGGTTCCATTCGATGAACAGCTACGCCGCTTAGTTACAGAAGCCTGTGGACACAAACCTGGAAGCCCTCAGCGTCAGAAGTTGCTCACGCAAATTATTCGCTTGACAGCAAGTAGACTCTGGAGAGAAACTACTCCCTACTATCAAGATGCACTACAACAAACTTGGTTGTATTTCTGTCGCAATGTTTGTGAAGGTTTGACAGGTCAAATCTACGATCCCAATTATGGCAGTGTGATCACTTGGCTGAATGCCTACCTAAGAAGGAGACTACAAGACTTTTACCTTAATCAGAATCGGGAACAAGCCACAACAGTTCCTCAGAGAATTCGTCAGTCTACATCAGGTGGAATAAGTGAAGCCATTGATCCTATAGATAACCTCCCGGCTAGTCCCCAAGCACCTCCAATTCTGGAAGATTTGGAGATGTGGGCGCAGACAGATTCTAATGGAGAACTACGCAGTATTTACATTAAAGGGCGTCCAGATGTGAATTGTCAGGTGTTAATTCTCAAACGCTTACCCCCAGAAGTTAGCTGGAGAGAATTATCTGAAGAATTTGGGCTGTCAATTCCCACATTAAGCAGTTTTTATCAGCGCCAATGTCTACCGCGTTTGCGTAAATTCGCAGAATTGGAGGGATTATTATGATGGGTGATGAGTGTTGTTAGCAGTAGCGGGGTGTTGAGTCTGTGCTGTTAGCGGATAGCTAAGGTTTAGCCCGTGCTGAGTCCTGAGTAAGAAGTAGTACTGTTGAATCTTTCCATTTTCAGCCGAGAAACTCACTCTTTGGTGATAAATAAGATTGTGGAAGCTTAGGGATAGGTGAGAGAGAGGAATGGTACTATTACTCTGGTAGCCCAAGCACCTATGGGAACTCCAAGAAATAAATTATCCAATATTGTGGGGTGGGCATCCTGCCCGCCATACGGACTGGGCGGGCGAGACGCCCACCCCACAAGAGTTAATTGGATATTTTTTTATTTGGAAGTCCTTATAGTTCATCCTGTACGCTCCTGGTTATCATCTACCTCTTGTCGTGGTCATGGCTAAAACAACTAGGATTTTTGGTGCTAATTCTGTAAAAGTTAAAATACAAAAGGGGCTAGGGCGTCGCGTATTTTCCCTATGTTGCAGGATTTTTTACCCCTTCAGAGTTAGCCAATCACTCATTTTGGAAACCAAAAAAACTGCACTGGCTCACTTTTTATCTTTGCCTTTTTACTTCCTGATCGCTTTAGTATGCATTATCGGTTCACCGGTGCTAGCAAAAGTTCCTAGTTCAATCAATTCATCATCGCAACTGTCAATTAACAGCCTGATATCGCTAGCTGTCACCACCGATCCCGCTTCATTATTACAACAGGGAAAAGTTTTATACAGTGCTGGTAACTTTGCGAAAGCTGTAGAAGTATTGCAAGAAGCTGTCCAAGCATATAAACAGCAAGGGGATAATCTCAAACTAGCAGCGACACTGAGTAATCTTTCTTTAGCTTATCAGCAACTTGGTGTATGGAGTCAAGCGCAGCAGGCAATTACAGAGAGCTTAGATTTGCTGAAAGGACAGGATAAAAACCAAAATTCGCAAATATTTGCCCAATCATTAGATATTCAAGGCCGTCTACAACTGGCAATGGGACAGTCCGAAGCAGCTTTAGCAACTTGGCAGCAGACGGAAGAAATTTACAAGCAAGTAGATAATCAAAGTGGTGTGGTGCGATCGCTAATCAATCAAGCGCAGGCGTGGCGCACCCAAGGATTTTACCCCCGCGCCGTCAAAACACTCGATCGAGTTAGTCAGACATTAAAATCTCAACCAGATTCTATAGAAAAAACAGTGAGTTGGCGATCGCTCGGTGATGCTCTTTTGGTATTGGGTGATTTGAAAAAGTCACGCCAAGCATTAGAAGAAAGTTTGAGAATTGCTCAAAACCTGCAATCTAGCGCTGATATTGGGGCTAGTCTGTTCAGCTTGGGAAATCATGCCCGTAAACAACAGGAAAAACAACAAGCGATCGCCTATTATCAACAAACAGTTGCAGCATCTCCCTCACCCCTGACAAAAATTCAAGCCCAACTAAATCACCTGGCACTACTAATTGAAGATCAACAATGGGCAAAGGTTCAAAGTCTCTTGCCATTGATTGAGTCCCAACTCGACCAACTCCCCCTCAGCCGTGCAAGTATTTACGCTCGTGTTAACTTTTCACAAAGTTTAGCAAAAGTCAAGAGTGGTGTATTGCAAGCATCCAGAAATAATTATTACTCAGGACTCAGCACCAAAGACTCAGCAAAGTTACTCGCCAGTGCCATCCAGCAATCCCGCAGTTTAGGGGATAAGCGGGCGGAGGCTTATGCTTTGAAGAGTTTAGGCAGCTTGTACGAAGAAACTAGGCAGTGGTCAGAGGCGCAAGACCTGACTCGGCAAGGATTAGCTTTAGCGCAGAGTAGTAATGCCCCAGAAATTACCTATAGCTTGGAGTGGCAGTTAGGTAGATTGCTGTGGGCAACCAAAGATATTAATGGTGCGATCGCCGCTTATGATGCGGCTGTAGACACTCTCCAGTCTCTCCGCAGAGATTTAGTAGTGAATAAAGATGTCGTGAACCAGGATATACAATTCAACTTCCGGGACAGTGTAGAACCCGTCTACCGCCAGTCAGTAGAATTACTGCTAAAATCCCAACAGGGAAAACCAAATGAAGAAATATTAGATAAAGCACGCGATCGCATTGAAGCACTCCAACTAGCAGAATTAGACGACTTCTTCCAAGAAGCTTGTCTGCAAGGACAAAAAGTAGCCCTAGATAAATTGGTAGACCAAAATAATTCCAAGGCTGCCATCCTTTATCCAATTATTCTTCGTGACGAACTCCAGGTAATTGTCAAAATTCCCAAACAATCTCTGCAAAGCCACAGCACCAAGATTTCCCAAGCAGAAGTAGAGAAACTCTTAGTAGAACTGCGAAGAAATCTTGTCAATCCCACTGCTACTAAGATCGTCCAAACCCAATCGCAAGAAGTTTATAACTGGCTGCTGAAACCCATTGAGTCACAACTGCAAAAAAGTGGCGTTGATACCCTAGTATTCGTCTTAGATGGCCCATTACGCAACCTCCCAATGGCAGCACTCTACGATGGTCAACAATACTTAGTAGAGAAATATGCGATCGCTCTCAGCGTAGGTTTGCAACTCCTAGACCCAAAACCGCTAGTAAAGCAGCAACTCAGAGCGCTAACAGCAGGACTGACTCAGCCACCGCCAGGATTTACCAAATTTGCACCATTGCTAGCGATTAAATCTGAGTTTGACGGCATTATTAAAGCCGGAGTTACGACAACCAGCCTCATGGATGGAAATTTTAAGAAAAAGAATTTAGAAAGTGAAATTAGTGCTGCTTCATTCAACATAGTGCATTTGGCAACCCACGGTCAGTTTAGTTCTCGCCTTGAAGACACTTTTATTTTAGATTTCGATGGTCAGATCAACGTCAAAGATTTTGATACTCTCTTCCGCAGTCAGGGTAAAGCCATAGTAGAACTATTAGTTTTGAGTGCTTGCCAGACAGCAGCAGGAGACAGTCGTGCATCACTCGGTCTAGCAGGAGCAGCTGTACGAGCCGGGGCACGCAGTACCATAGCTTCCCTATGGCAAATTGATGATGAATCAACAGCGATGTTTGTGAGTGCCTTCTATCGAGAACTCAAGAGTGGCAAAATCACCAAAGCCGAAGCAGTCCACCGTGCCCAGCTACAACTGTTGAAACATCCCAACTATCATGCACCAAGCTTTTGGTCTGCCTATGTGTTGATTGGGAATTGGTTGTAATTTTGTGGCATAAATTTAGTGAATGCAGCTGATATGTAACATAGCAGCATTGATCACTCAAGATTGACTTATGAATAACTCCACCTATCAGCTAGACGATTTCGCTTTAACATTGCCGATTTCCCAAAGAGCTCGCATAACTGCCCAGCAATTTGCTAACCAGCAGCCAAACCCTGAAAAAGCAGAGCAAGTCCGGTTGAATACTCTAGCTGTATGGGTGGTAAATGACTACTTGCAGATGATGGATATTCCAACTGATCTTCAAGCTAGTGACAGTTGGAACCCCATCATGCGCTTTTGTGGGAATGTTGCTGACTTAGATGTACCCTCAATTGGTCGTCTGGAGTGTCGCCCCGTCCATCTACATCAGCAAATATGTTCTATTCCTCCAGAAACTTGGGAAGAACGAGTAGGTTATTTAGTAGTTCAATTTGATGAATCGCTCCAAGAAGCGAGGCTGCTTGGTTTTATCCCTAGTGTCGCAACTGAAACACTGCCTTTAGCGCAACTGCAACCATTGGAAGCGTTTATCGATCATTTATGGCAACTGCGTCAATCTCCAGTGAATTCACTAGTGAATTTGAGTCAGTGGTTTGCTGGTGTATTTGAGGCTGGCTGGCAAACTATTGAATCTCTGTGGAATATGCCAGAACTCAGACCAACTTATGCCTTTCGCAGCATTGAAACTTTGGAATTAGAGACCCTTAATCGACCAGAATCAACTACAAAACGGGCAAAACTGATTGATTTGGGTATCCAAATTCTTAACCAACCAGTCATGTTAATTGTGGAAATTAGCTCCGAAAAAGATCAACAAACTAGTATTCATCTCCAATTGCACGCCACTGGCAATCAAATCTATTTGCCACCAGGAGTTCATCTCACTGTTCTAGATAGTTCGGGAGCAGTATTTCTAGATGCTCAATCTCGAAGATCGGACAATTACATTCAGTTGCAGTTCCGTGGTGAACCCACAGAGCAATTTAGCGTTAGGGTAGCCTTGGATAATACTAGTATTACCGAACATTTCCGAATTTGAATTGTGTAACTATCTTCCCTTTTTGTCAGTAAGTTATTAAGTGGTAATTGGTTAATTAAAAACTAAAAATTAAAAATTCAAGCTGGCTTTTGGGGATTTTGAGAAAAGTCTGTAGATGCTTGTGGAGCTTGTTATGAGACATTAGAACAGGGCGCGATCTTGCATAGGGAGATAACGACGGTTATGGGTAAGTTAGTGATAATGAAATTCGGAGAGGGTAGTTTTGAGCAAGGATTTGCTGTCACTCTCCAAATTGGTGAAGAACACGAGCGTGCTGCAACAGAAATTACAGGGAAGCTACCTTCATTTCCTGAAATGCCGCTCTATTATAGTCATTGGCAGTCTAGTTATCGGCAAATAGGCAATCGTTATCGCCTCCATGCTGACAAAATGCAGGTAACTAATGTATCGATGATTCAAGACTGCGAAAACACTTCTCATATTTTGCGGGCACGCTTTAATACCTGGCTGCGATCGGAAGAGTTTCGCCCTTTGAGAGAGAAATGGTTAGAAAGATTGTCGTCTACAGACGAAATCCGGGTAATTTTACAAACCGAAAATAGCCAATTACAGCTATTACCCTGGCATCTGTGGGACTTGTTAGAACGCTACCCCAAGGCTGAAATTGCCCTTTCTTCACCATCTTACGATCGCATTCACAAGCCACGCACTCCCAATCAATCAGTCAACATTTTGGCAATTGTGGGCAACAGTAAGGGGATTGACACCCAAGCCGATCAAGCTTTACTGCAACAGTGTAGTAATGCAGAAGTCAGTTTTTTAGTAGAACCGCCGCGTAAAGAATTGACTGACCATCTCTGGGGAAAAAACTGGGATATTCTCTTCTTTGCCGGACACAGTTCTAGTAACAAAAATGGAGAAAGCGGACGAATTTACCTGAATAAAACTGATAGTCTGACCATTGGCGAGTTAAAGTATGCTCTCAAGAAGGCCATTGAAAACGGCTTGCAATTAGCTATATTCAACTCCTGTGATGGATTAGGTTTGGCGCGAGAATTGGCTGATTTGCAAATTCCTCAAATAATCGTCATGCGCGAACCTGTACCAGACCAGGTTGCCAAAGAATTTTTAAAGTATTTTCTCGAAGGCTTTGCAGGTGGTGAGTCTTTATATCAAGCGGTACGCCAAGCGCGAGAACGCTTGCAAGGACTTGAAGATCGATTTCCTTGTGCGACTTGGCTACCAGTGATTTGCCAAAATCCAGCCCAGATGCCACCTACTTGGGATGAATTAAGGTCTGTAAAAACTGAAGAAGATAAACCAAATTTACCCTTGCCTACCAAACGCAAATTTCGGACAGCTTTGTTACCCAGTTTGGCAATTACAGTCTTGGTTTGTGGGATGAGATGGTTGGGATTTTTAGAAAATCTAGAGATTCAAACCTTTGACTTAATGATGCGATCGCGCCCTGCCGAAGGTCTCGATTCCCGATTGCTGATAATCACAATTGACGATGACGATCTGGCAATTCAAAGACAAAATAACGAATCTTTGATCGGAGCTTCCATTTCCGAAAAATCTCTCAATAAACTCCTGGCAAAACTGAATCAATACCAACCCCGTGCGATCGGCTTAGATATCTACCGTGATTTTTCTGCTAAAGAACCAGATTTAATTACTCGTCTCCAACAAACTCAAAACTTGATTGGTGTATGCAAGGGGAGTGATAGTACAGGAAATATCAAAGGTATTAAGCCACCCCCAGAAATCCCCCCAGGAAATTTGGGATTCAGTGACTTTATTCACGATCGCGATGGTGTGATTCGTCGGCAACTTCTGTTTATGAATCAGGAGACAACATCCTTGTGTTCTGCTCCTTATGCCTTCAGTTTACAACTAGCCTCCCTCTATCTGCGCCCTTTAGGAATTCAAACGAAGTTCACCCCAGAAGGGAATTTACATCTGGATAAAACTATTTTTCCGAATCTGAAGCGTCGTACTGGCGGCTATCAAAATATTGATGCTAATGGTGGTCAAATCTTACTCAACTATCGTTCATCAAAAGAGATAGCCGAACAGGTAAAGCTAACACAATTTTTATCTAGTCCAATTAACCCCAGCGCCATTAAAGACCGAATTGTTCTCATTGGTGTAGTGGCAAAGGGGGATTCTCCAGATACCTGGCCAACACCTTATGGCGTTCCTTTAGATGAGCAAATGCCAGGAGTGTTAGTACAAGCTCACATGGTCAGCCAGATCCTCAGTGCAGTCCAAGATGGACGGCCGTTATTGCAGGCTTGGTCATTCTGGGTTGAGGTGGCGTGGATTTGGGGCTGGTCTTTGGTAGGGGGAGTCTTAGCTTGGCGCAGGTTTTCATTACCCTGGTTGGCGTTCGCAGTTGGTGTTACTTCTAGCTTTTTGTATGTAGTTTGCTTTGGCCTGTTAATTTCGGGTGCTTGGGTACCGTTTGTCCCGTCAGCTTTATCGCTAGTAGCTATGGGGGGATTGATGTCAATTTATAATTCAAAAACAGACCAACAGGGAAGTGGGGGAGATTAACAATTCAAAATTCAAAATGACGCTCGCAGACTCGCTAACGCTGCGCTAACAAAATTCAAAATTAAAGACATCTCAGACGAGGATTTAGCGAGAAACGCGGTCTTGGGCTTTGCCCAAGTGGAGCGATTTATCAAGACAAACACCGACTGAAATGGGTGCTACATGTAGAGGTAGAGGTCTTAAACCCTTTAATTTACGATAACTAATACCCAATTTAAAATCTAAAATCGTATAAGGCAAGGTTTTTATGAATTCAAATTCACAACCAGTAAAACTGTTTTTAGTATTAGCTTTTAGCTGTACAAATTTATTAGTTAGCCTAACTCCAGTACTAGCGAAACCAACTCTTGATTCTTCACGTAGCGATGGCTCTCAGACTAAAACAACCCTGGCTCAAGTTACCAGCTTTAATCAACCTCCAATTCCACCTGGCCCTGCTCCTGGCGGTCGGGTTCGTGGTGGAGCGAAACGCGGGCCGGCTGGATGTAAAATTACCAAACTTGACCTGACTGCTTTAGTACCTTTTACTCAGGAAGCTAACTCAGTAGTTAATGTCTGGGGACAAACAACAGTAGAACACCCAAGTTGGTTTTTCTATGTGCCATATACCAAAGATTTGCCATATATAGTTGAATTTGTACTGCAAGAAGATCCTGACTCTAAAGATTCTAAGGAGATTTACCGAAAAGCGATCGCTCTACCAGATAAACCAGGAGTCATCCGCGTTTCTTTGCCTACGAATATTCCGGCTTTAGCAGTAGACAAACAATACCGCTGGTTTTTTACCATTAACTGTGACAAAGAAAAGAATTCGCCCCCGACTTACGTTGAAGGGGTAATAAAACGAGTGAACCTGAGTGCAGAAACAGTCAAAGAACTAGAAACCACAGAACCTCTAAAGCGCTATGCAATCTATGCCCAAAAAGGAATATGGTACGAGGCACTGACAACGCTGGCTGAACTGCGTCAAAAAAATCCTCAAGATGCGGCACTGCAAGCAGAGTGGCTAAATTTACTACGCAGCATCCGCTTAGATGATGTTGCAGCAGAATCCATTCTTCCAGGGACACCTTAAACTCGAAAAAATTTTCAGTTAAAAATTGTGATGTAGAGACGTTGCATTGCAACGTCTCTACAGAGGTGTTGTTTAGTTTGCAGCCGCACTCACTAAACCATTGTGCCTCAGCAAAGCGATCGTACTCGGTTCACGACCCCGGAAAGTTTTAAACACTTCCATTGGATGCTTGCTACCACCGAGGGCCAGCACTGTATCTCGATAACGTCCACCTGTCGCTTTTACAGCTTCCTCATCTTCTAGCCCAGCTTCTTCAAAAGCGGCAAAAGCATCAGCGCTCAGTACTTCAGCCCACTTGTAACTGTAGTAACCAGCTGCATAGCCACCCTCAAAAATATGCCCGAAAGCACATAACATTGAATCTTCTGGAAGTGGTGGTAAGATGGTAGTTGTTTTAGCTATGCGATGACGCACATCTGCCGGAGTTTCATCGCTACCAGAACGGTAACGGTAATGTAATTCTAAATCAATACTGCTAAAGTGAATTTGCCGTAACATCGCAGTACCACTCATATAATTACGCGCCGCTAGCAGCTTTTGATAATAATGTTCCGGTAGAGCTTCTCCAGTTTCGTAATGTTTAGCCATGCCAAACAAAGTAGGTCGCTCATAACACCAGTTTTCCATAAACTGACTAGGTAGTTCCACTGCATCCCATTCCACATTATTGATGCCTGCGGCTCCAACATAATCAACCTTGGTGAGCATGTGCTGCAATCCATGACCAAACTCGTGGAACAAAGTTTCTACTTCATAGAAAGTCATCAAACTCGGCTTGCCATCTACTGGAGGAGTTTGGTTACATATCAAATAAGTCACAGGCAACCGAACGCTAGATGCACCATTTTCAGTGATTTTGGCACGATTGATGCATACATCCATCCAAGCACCACCACGCTTTTCTGCTGGACGGCTGTAGGGGTCTAAATAGAAGTAGGCTATGGGAGAACCAGTTTCATCAGCTATTTGGAAATAACGGACATCCTCATGCCACACTGGAGCTTGACCATCGGCTGGAGTTACAGTCACACCAAACAACCGCTTGACAAGTCCAAACAAGCCATCTAGTACTTGAGGAAGGGGAAAGTAGGGACGCAATTCTTCAGCAGTAAAAGCAAATTTTGCTTCTCGTTGGCGTTCTGCCCAAAAGCTGATATCCCAGTGTTTTAAATCTTGAGATTCTTCTCCATAAGATGCAGCAAAAGCTTGGAGTTCTTTTAAATCTTTGACAGCAGCATCATAACTAGCCTGACGTAGTTCTTCTAATAGTGCTTCCACTGCTTCAACATTAGGAGCCATTTTACTGGCAAGGCTCAACTGAGCAAAACTCTTAAAACCAAGTAAATCTGCGAGTTCTTGCCGTAACTCCAAAATACGCACAATTAACGGATTATTATCTAAATCGCCACTAGAAGCGCGAGTGATATGAGCTTTGTAGAGCTTTTCACGCAAATCTCGACGGGTGCTGTGCTGCATGAAAGGGCCGAAACTGGGGAAGTCTAAAGTAATGCGCCAGGGGCCATTTTCTGGTGTGGCCTTTTCTTCTCCAGCCGCACGAGCAACTTGGGCGGCTAAACTTACCAAACTTGGTGGTAAACCGTCAATTTCCGCTTTTGTTGTCAGGGTTAAGCTAAAGGCTTTTGTGGCATCAAGTACATGATTAGAGAATTTGGTCGAAAGTTCTGCCAACTCCATCTGAATGGCGTTGAAACGATCTCTTGCTTCTCCTTGTAAACCAACACCAGAAAGCTCTGCGTCTCGAATGGCAGCTTCAACAATCCGCTGTTGGGCTAATTCTAAAGTTGACCAACTATCACTGCTACGGAGTGCTTTAAAAGCATTGTAGATGGGTTGGCTTTGACCGAGCTTGTTGATAAATTGTACGACTAGCGGCTGTACAATTTCATGAGCTTCGCGCAGTTCCGGGCTATTTTTAACACCCATTAAATGATTTACCACCCCCCAACTCCAGGTAAGCCGTTCTGTCAGCTTTTCTAAGGGTTCTACTAAATCACTCCAAGTAGGCTGTACATTAGCCTCTAAGGTGGCAAGGTGCTGGTCAAGTTCTGCCAACAACTGATTGAAGGCTGGTACTACTCGTTCTGGTTTAATCTCTGCAAAGGGAGGTAAACCATTGCCTTGGAGTAAGGGATTATGGGAAATAATGGTACTTGCACTCATGATTTTGTGTGAACTGCGAACGAACAAAAATCAACAATGATTTTTATTTATATATCTTCTAATGTAACGATCGCTGTGCTATTTAGTATTGCAATTCTGCTAAAAAGGCAAAAAAAGCGAGAATTACTCACAAAAGTATCCCGATATAGCTATTTTGTTTGGTCTTTGAACAATAAGTTGGGGGATTGGGGATGGGGGATTGGGTTATTCTTCCTCATCTCA
This Nostoc sp. C052 DNA region includes the following protein-coding sequences:
- a CDS encoding sigma-70 family RNA polymerase sigma factor, giving the protein MVPFDEQLRRLVTEACGHKPGSPQRQKLLTQIIRLTASRLWRETTPYYQDALQQTWLYFCRNVCEGLTGQIYDPNYGSVITWLNAYLRRRLQDFYLNQNREQATTVPQRIRQSTSGGISEAIDPIDNLPASPQAPPILEDLEMWAQTDSNGELRSIYIKGRPDVNCQVLILKRLPPEVSWRELSEEFGLSIPTLSSFYQRQCLPRLRKFAELEGLL
- a CDS encoding CHAT domain-containing protein, encoding METKKTALAHFLSLPFYFLIALVCIIGSPVLAKVPSSINSSSQLSINSLISLAVTTDPASLLQQGKVLYSAGNFAKAVEVLQEAVQAYKQQGDNLKLAATLSNLSLAYQQLGVWSQAQQAITESLDLLKGQDKNQNSQIFAQSLDIQGRLQLAMGQSEAALATWQQTEEIYKQVDNQSGVVRSLINQAQAWRTQGFYPRAVKTLDRVSQTLKSQPDSIEKTVSWRSLGDALLVLGDLKKSRQALEESLRIAQNLQSSADIGASLFSLGNHARKQQEKQQAIAYYQQTVAASPSPLTKIQAQLNHLALLIEDQQWAKVQSLLPLIESQLDQLPLSRASIYARVNFSQSLAKVKSGVLQASRNNYYSGLSTKDSAKLLASAIQQSRSLGDKRAEAYALKSLGSLYEETRQWSEAQDLTRQGLALAQSSNAPEITYSLEWQLGRLLWATKDINGAIAAYDAAVDTLQSLRRDLVVNKDVVNQDIQFNFRDSVEPVYRQSVELLLKSQQGKPNEEILDKARDRIEALQLAELDDFFQEACLQGQKVALDKLVDQNNSKAAILYPIILRDELQVIVKIPKQSLQSHSTKISQAEVEKLLVELRRNLVNPTATKIVQTQSQEVYNWLLKPIESQLQKSGVDTLVFVLDGPLRNLPMAALYDGQQYLVEKYAIALSVGLQLLDPKPLVKQQLRALTAGLTQPPPGFTKFAPLLAIKSEFDGIIKAGVTTTSLMDGNFKKKNLESEISAASFNIVHLATHGQFSSRLEDTFILDFDGQINVKDFDTLFRSQGKAIVELLVLSACQTAAGDSRASLGLAGAAVRAGARSTIASLWQIDDESTAMFVSAFYRELKSGKITKAEAVHRAQLQLLKHPNYHAPSFWSAYVLIGNWL
- a CDS encoding DUF1822 family protein — protein: MNNSTYQLDDFALTLPISQRARITAQQFANQQPNPEKAEQVRLNTLAVWVVNDYLQMMDIPTDLQASDSWNPIMRFCGNVADLDVPSIGRLECRPVHLHQQICSIPPETWEERVGYLVVQFDESLQEARLLGFIPSVATETLPLAQLQPLEAFIDHLWQLRQSPVNSLVNLSQWFAGVFEAGWQTIESLWNMPELRPTYAFRSIETLELETLNRPESTTKRAKLIDLGIQILNQPVMLIVEISSEKDQQTSIHLQLHATGNQIYLPPGVHLTVLDSSGAVFLDAQSRRSDNYIQLQFRGEPTEQFSVRVALDNTSITEHFRI
- a CDS encoding CHASE2 domain-containing protein translates to MGKLVIMKFGEGSFEQGFAVTLQIGEEHERAATEITGKLPSFPEMPLYYSHWQSSYRQIGNRYRLHADKMQVTNVSMIQDCENTSHILRARFNTWLRSEEFRPLREKWLERLSSTDEIRVILQTENSQLQLLPWHLWDLLERYPKAEIALSSPSYDRIHKPRTPNQSVNILAIVGNSKGIDTQADQALLQQCSNAEVSFLVEPPRKELTDHLWGKNWDILFFAGHSSSNKNGESGRIYLNKTDSLTIGELKYALKKAIENGLQLAIFNSCDGLGLARELADLQIPQIIVMREPVPDQVAKEFLKYFLEGFAGGESLYQAVRQARERLQGLEDRFPCATWLPVICQNPAQMPPTWDELRSVKTEEDKPNLPLPTKRKFRTALLPSLAITVLVCGMRWLGFLENLEIQTFDLMMRSRPAEGLDSRLLIITIDDDDLAIQRQNNESLIGASISEKSLNKLLAKLNQYQPRAIGLDIYRDFSAKEPDLITRLQQTQNLIGVCKGSDSTGNIKGIKPPPEIPPGNLGFSDFIHDRDGVIRRQLLFMNQETTSLCSAPYAFSLQLASLYLRPLGIQTKFTPEGNLHLDKTIFPNLKRRTGGYQNIDANGGQILLNYRSSKEIAEQVKLTQFLSSPINPSAIKDRIVLIGVVAKGDSPDTWPTPYGVPLDEQMPGVLVQAHMVSQILSAVQDGRPLLQAWSFWVEVAWIWGWSLVGGVLAWRRFSLPWLAFAVGVTSSFLYVVCFGLLISGAWVPFVPSALSLVAMGGLMSIYNSKTDQQGSGGD
- a CDS encoding DUF928 domain-containing protein codes for the protein MNSNSQPVKLFLVLAFSCTNLLVSLTPVLAKPTLDSSRSDGSQTKTTLAQVTSFNQPPIPPGPAPGGRVRGGAKRGPAGCKITKLDLTALVPFTQEANSVVNVWGQTTVEHPSWFFYVPYTKDLPYIVEFVLQEDPDSKDSKEIYRKAIALPDKPGVIRVSLPTNIPALAVDKQYRWFFTINCDKEKNSPPTYVEGVIKRVNLSAETVKELETTEPLKRYAIYAQKGIWYEALTTLAELRQKNPQDAALQAEWLNLLRSIRLDDVAAESILPGTP